In Hyalangium gracile, the genomic stretch CTTCCAGCTGAACGTCAGCGGCCCGCCATCGGGATCCTCGGCCGAGACGCTCAGTGGCACCAGCTCCCCGGGCACGGCACTCACGGCCTGGGGCGCGGGGCTCCGCAGCGCCGGAGGCGGCTTGTTCTTCACGCAGAGCCCCAGGCTGTAGCTCGTGCTGCCGCCCCGCGCATCCTCCACACGCGCGGTCACCTGGCAGTTGTCGCAAGCCGAAGTCTCGGCGGGGATGCTCGGCGTGAAGCGGAACCTCGCTCCCGAGCTCTCACTCCGGCTCCCCTCGCACGTCGCCGTCCATATATAGGTGAGCGCGTCCGAGTCCACGTCCTCCGCTCCCTGGAGCTCCACCTCCACCTCCTGCCCCAGCCCCACCGTCCGCGGACTCAGGGCCTCCAGGCCCGATGCCGTCGGCCATCGGTTGTGCACCACCGGCTCCTCATGGCTCAGCGTCCCGACTCCCGTGACGTCCAGCGTGAAGGTCAGGGAGGTGGCACTCCCCTGGGTGTCCCTCACCACGAGCGTCACCTTCCGCGGGCCGCCCGAGCCCGGAGCCTTCCACGTGGCCGCCGCCGCCTGGACGTCCTCGAACGTCCCCTCCTCCGCCTGCCACGTGTACGAGAGCCCCTCTTCCTCCTCCGCATCGCGCGCCAGCGCCCGCAGCCGGAGGGTGCCTCCCGGCTCCGCCGCGGCCCGCGAGCCCACCACCGCCTGGATGGACGGAGCCGTGTTGCCCGAGGATGACGCCGCTGCCTCCTGCCCCACGAGGATGATCAACCCCGGCCGGTACGGCTCGAGCCGCTCGCTGTCCGTCTCCAGCTCGAAGCGCCGCGTCCCACCCGCATCGAAGGCCTCCACGCGGAACCGGTACGGCTGCGCCTCTGGCAGCGAGCGCAGCCACCCACGCCACTGCGCCCCCGCTCCCTCCAGGTCCGTGGACACCGACGCACCGCTCCCGGACGCGCTGGCCGTCACCCGAGCCACCGCGCCCTCCGGTAGCGTCCGTGGCAGCACGAACACCACCCGTGCCGAGCCCGCCGGCCCCAGCGCCACGGGCGGAACCTCCTCCGTACAGCCTGCCCCCAAAAGCACCCACAACCCCACCAGCCACGTCAGGCGCCTCGCGTCTACCTGGATCATCTCTCGTGCCCTCCGGATCAGCGCTCCGGGATGGAGCCAGGGTATCGGCTCGATGCTATGCGTCGAAAAGCGCCTCCTTCCACCGTTGTCGCGGGTTTGACTTCCCACCGGCCCGGTGCCAGAGCATCCACCCATGCGAGTCCTCGTCACCGGCAGCTCGGGGCAGCTGGGCGCGGAGGTATGCCGGCCTCGCCGCACGCTCCCTACCGGGACCAGCTCCCCAGGACGCGCTTCGTCGACGTGAACGTCCAGGGCGCGCTCCACCTGCTCGAGGCCGCCGTGGCGCACCGCTGCCTTCACGCCTGGACAGGGTCTACGTCATCGCTCGGGCGGAAGCGGAGCTGGGCTACCACCCCCGCTTCAACGCGCTCGAGTTCCTTCAGGGCGAGTGAGTGCCTGCGCCCGCTCAGCGCACCGCCGCGAGCTGGTGGCTGCTGCTGGGGCGCGGCGAGAAGTTCCGGCGCCGCGAGTCGCGATCGGCCATCATCGCCATCATCGCCTGCATCCGCGTCTCGAACTGGTTCACGGGGTAGCCGTGCAGCACGCCGCTGGTGCTGAGGAACATCCGCGTCATGTCGTCGCCGCCGTAGCTGTAGGCGCGCTGCGCGTAGCGCTCCAGCACCTCGCGCCGGGCCTGGCCGAACAGCCGCCCCGCGGTGAACGTCACCTCCAGCCCGTCCAGGTCGATCAGCAGATCCACCCTGCGGCCGAACGGCGCCAGCTTCTCCTCCATATCCGCCTTCCACACCTGCACATCCGCGGCGCTCACCAGCAGGTAGCGCGTGAAGCGCGCGTGCACCACGTCGTTGTGCGGGTCGTACTCGAAGGCCATCCTCCCGGACATTGCTTCTCCTCCTCGGAGTCTTCAGGGCCAGAGAGGGTTGCGCCCATCGACTTCTCTAAGACCGGTTTGCACCGGAGACCCTGATATACAGCGACTAACAGAAATTCCTGATTCCAGTGTTTAACTCGTTTTGGCGGTTGGATCAACCACCACCCGCGGGAGCACCCACTGAGCAGATCGGGGCATAGTGTGTGCCTCATGTCCCCCCGCTGGGTGCTGCTCCTGCTGCCAGGCCTCTTCGGCTGCGCGGCGCTGACGCTGCCTCCGAATGAGCCCGTGGCCCGCTCGGTGCGCTTCCGCGGCGCTTATGAGGAGTTCCCCAGCGGCCTGCGGCTGGTGGTGCATGAGAATCCACGGGCTTCGCGGGTGACGATGGTCGTCTCCTACCGTGTAGGCGCGACGGATGAACCGGCGGGGAAGGAAGGACTGGCGCACCTCGTCGAGCACCTCACCTTCCTGGCTCGGCCAGCAGAGGCGCGGGCGCCCCGGCGCTCCAGCCGGCTGCTGGCCTCGGGCGCCGAGTCCAACGCCTCCACCTCTCATGATGGGACGGACTACTTCCTCACCGTGCCGCCCGAGCAGTGGGCTCCGCTGGTGGCGCTGGAGGCCGGGCGGCTGAGGGCGCCCCTGGAGAACGTCACCGAGGAGGACTTCCGGGTGGCGCGCGACGTGGTGGTGGCGGAGCTGCGCCAGCGCTACGAGGCGGGCCCGGAGGGCATGCAGCAGCGGTGGCTGCACGAGGCGCTGCTTCCGGGCAGCGCGTACGGGCGCCCGGCGGGGGGCACTCCCGAGTCCGTGCAGCACCTCACCCTGGAGGACGCGCGCGCCTTCGTGAGGGCGCACTACACGCCGGCGCACGCGGTGGTGGTGGTGTCCGGCCCGCTGTCCTCGGAGCGGGTGCGCGGCACCGTGCGCGCCGGCTTCGCGGAGCTGACGGAGTCGCGGCAGGCCATGCCCACGCCCCCCGTGCGCCGCGTGCCGCCCCCCTTCCCTCCCGAGGCGCCCGGCAATGCGCCCCTGGTGGTGAAGCAGGGCCCGGTGGAGTACCCCCGGCTGTGGCTGACGTGGACGCTGCCCGGGCTGTACTCGGGCCAGACGCCCCAGGCGCTCGCCGCCCAGGGGCTGCTGGAGGGCCGGCTCGTCTCCCAGCTCGCCCGCGAGGAGCGCGTCCACAACCTCTCCGTGTCCCTGGAAGTCATGGATGGCGTCGCGCTGCTCATCGCCCGCATCGACTTGATGAAGGAGGAGGACGCCGGGAAGGTGGCGGAGCGCGCGTTGGATCAGCTGATCGACCTGCTGATGAACCGGGGCATCGGCGGACTCACCGCGAGCGCGCGCGCCATGCTGCTCACCCAGGCCTTCGCGGAGCTGGAGCAGTTCCCCGTGAGGGAGGCGGCCCGCTTCCTGCGCGCCACCGGCCAGGCGGACTACGTGAGCGGCTGGCCGAGGCAGATCCGCGAGGAGCTCTCCAAGGACGTCGGCCCCTACCTCTACCAATACGTGCGGCGCGAGCGCGTGCGCAAGCTGCTGGTGGTGCCGGAGCCGAGCGGCCCGGGACGCACCGTCGTCGGCGAGCGCTTCGCGCCCCTGGCCGGCCTGGAGGACTTCGCAGACGAGGAGCTCCTCCTGCCGCCGGGTGCGCCGGACGTGCGCCAGGTGGCGAGAGCCCCCGGCCTCGACGAGGCCGAGCGCTTCACCCTCGGCAACGGCCTGCGCGTGGTGGCGCTGCGGCGCGGCCTCATGCCGCTGGTGGAGGCCCGCCTGTGGGTGCGCACGCAGCCTCCGGGCACCGAGGGCAACACCCTGGCGCTGTCCCGCCTGGCGCTCCATGGCTCGTACCTGTCGGCCAGCCGGCGGTGGCGCCATGGCGAGAAGGTGGGCGCGCGCACCTCGCTCCAGCTGCGCGACGAGGGCCAGCCGGTGCTGGCCGTGGCGGCGCCCTCGGGCAACCTGCTCCACGTGCTGGAGGACATGCAGCAGTGGATGAGGGACAGGGAGGTGGAGCCGCGGCCCTTCGAGTATGTCCACGCCTGGCAGCTGCGGCAGCTGGAGCGCGAGGCGGCCCTCTCGGACACGCGCGCGGAGCGGGTGCTCATGGCCCGGCTGTTCCCGGGCCACCCCTACGGCGCGGCGCCGAGCGTGGAGGAGGCCCGGGCGCTCGACGCCTCGAAGGCCAACGCCTGGGTGGATGCGGAGCTGAACCCGGACCGGGCCACGCTCTTCCTGGTGGGAGACCTGCCACCGGCGCCCAGGCTGCGCGCCCAGGTGGAGCAGATGCTGGGGGGCTGGCGTGGCAGGAGCAAGCCCGTGCAGCCTCCGCCCGCTCCGCCGCCGCCGAGCCGCCGCGCGGTGGTGGTGGTGGACCGCCCCGGCGCCTCCCAGGCGGAGCTGCAGCTGGGGCTGCGCTGGCCGGAGCTGTCGGCGCGGGAGGAGGCCACGGCGAGCGCGCTGGCGTGGCTGCTGGAGCACCGGCTGGGCCACCAGCTCCGCGAGCGCCTGGGCATCACCTACGGCGTGCGCGTGTCGCACGAGGCTCGCCCGCGCGCCTCCACGCTGAGGCTGCGCGTGGCGGTGGAGCGGAGCGCGGCGGCGGGCGCGGTGGAGCAGCTGCTGGCCGAGCTGGGCACGCTCGAGGCGGAGGCCCTCCCGCGCGAGGTGGTGGAGCGGGCGCGCTGGCAGGTGGCGCGCGGCTATGACTTGCGCTTCCAGACGACGGCCCAGGTGGCGGAGCGGCTGCTGGAGCTGGAGCGCCTGGACCGACCGCCAGACGCCTGGGAGCGCTACCCGGAGGCCATCGCGGCGGTGACGCCGCAGGCCCTGCAGGCGCTGGTGAAGCGGCTGAGCCTGGGCGCGGAGGTGGTGGTCATCCTCGGGGACGCGGCGGCGCTGCGGCCCCAGTTGCAGGAGGCGGGCTTCCCGGTGGAAGTGCTGGAGCGGCCCACGCAGGACAACCGCTGAGACCCAGCGGGCGGGAGGACACGTGGAGCAGCAGGGCATGGGTGGTGGAGCGCGGCGGCCTGGGGGCCAGCGGACGGTGGAGTGCGCCGACGCGCTGGCGTGGCTGACGGCCCGAGAGTCGCTGGCGGGGTGCTCCGTCATCACCTCGCTGCCGGACGTGTCCGAGTTCCCCGCGCTCTCGCTGGCCGAG encodes the following:
- a CDS encoding M16 family metallopeptidase encodes the protein MSPRWVLLLLPGLFGCAALTLPPNEPVARSVRFRGAYEEFPSGLRLVVHENPRASRVTMVVSYRVGATDEPAGKEGLAHLVEHLTFLARPAEARAPRRSSRLLASGAESNASTSHDGTDYFLTVPPEQWAPLVALEAGRLRAPLENVTEEDFRVARDVVVAELRQRYEAGPEGMQQRWLHEALLPGSAYGRPAGGTPESVQHLTLEDARAFVRAHYTPAHAVVVVSGPLSSERVRGTVRAGFAELTESRQAMPTPPVRRVPPPFPPEAPGNAPLVVKQGPVEYPRLWLTWTLPGLYSGQTPQALAAQGLLEGRLVSQLAREERVHNLSVSLEVMDGVALLIARIDLMKEEDAGKVAERALDQLIDLLMNRGIGGLTASARAMLLTQAFAELEQFPVREAARFLRATGQADYVSGWPRQIREELSKDVGPYLYQYVRRERVRKLLVVPEPSGPGRTVVGERFAPLAGLEDFADEELLLPPGAPDVRQVARAPGLDEAERFTLGNGLRVVALRRGLMPLVEARLWVRTQPPGTEGNTLALSRLALHGSYLSASRRWRHGEKVGARTSLQLRDEGQPVLAVAAPSGNLLHVLEDMQQWMRDREVEPRPFEYVHAWQLRQLEREAALSDTRAERVLMARLFPGHPYGAAPSVEEARALDASKANAWVDAELNPDRATLFLVGDLPPAPRLRAQVEQMLGGWRGRSKPVQPPPAPPPPSRRAVVVVDRPGASQAELQLGLRWPELSAREEATASALAWLLEHRLGHQLRERLGITYGVRVSHEARPRASTLRLRVAVERSAAAGAVEQLLAELGTLEAEALPREVVERARWQVARGYDLRFQTTAQVAERLLELERLDRPPDAWERYPEAIAAVTPQALQALVKRLSLGAEVVVILGDAAALRPQLQEAGFPVEVLERPTQDNR